In Mercurialis annua linkage group LG5, ddMerAnnu1.2, whole genome shotgun sequence, a single genomic region encodes these proteins:
- the LOC126682352 gene encoding uncharacterized protein LOC126682352 isoform X1 translates to METEVGVEGNGRGTFEDARIANDYPSLSSTKRLTDPVVYKLVRLEGDGRLVPATEDEVMEVEGLLLDEKNEMHIVADTGQAVGCISNEGSSPGVLLRLETSEGLPQFETTDVAPDKFNRRLEEIVPSLVSSMSESHVYQSRSFGECSIPPEKLIEGGSAISAAAATSPSNFSKLQEEICLDNLSIKELHEMFKATFGRETTVKDKQWLKRRIIMGLTNSCDVSETTFTIKDNKLIKKGKQEGYDNVNGAFKNDPVIGTMNVDEEGAPINHDNQLEDFQIVANKRNLSLGDNSGSEDHHSEERAVKRVRKPTRRYIEELSEVESKESSGRVKTSVNNSGPAQLSSNSHSRSVRNVASDGRTIIMRLDSLGGYSIQIPCVSRARRSRPRKNFMALLKFNPSGVSMTATLVKKTLAEHNILSDDENGKKVEKTPPAPLQDKDRPVPTMGAVEVGNQKVPKQVDSSGDSDDNTATVPTSKGGIRRKHHRAWTLSEVMKLVEGVSRYGAGRWSEIKRLAFASYSYRTSVDLKDKWRNLLKASLAQIPSDKGLNSRKTAGSMPLPETILLKVRELAEMQSQVPLNQSSVKVARNTGSGVHEKQ, encoded by the exons ATGGAAACAGAGGTTGGAGTTGAGGGTAATGGCAGAGGGACTTTTGAAGACGCTAGGATTGCGAATGATTACCCTTCCTTGTCTTCAACCAAACGGCTCACTGATCCTGTTGTCTACAAGCTTGTTCGG TTGGAAGGAGATGGGAGATTGGTGCCGGCTACAGAGGATGAAGTTATGGAAGTTGAGGGTTTGCTTCTAGATGAGAAAAATGAAATGCATATTGTTGCAGACACTGGGCAGGCTGTTGGCTGTATTTCCAATGAAGGATCCTCACCTGGTGTACTGCTTCGGTTGGAAACCTCAGAAG GTTTGCCACAGTTTGAGACTACAGATGTTGCTCCAGACAAATTCAATCGAAGGCTTGAG GAAATTGTTCCTTCCTTGGTGTCAAGTATGAGTGAGAGCCATGTGTATCAGTCTAGGAGCTTTGGTGAGTGCTCAATTCCTCCTGAGAAACTGATAGAAGGTGGATCTGCGATTTCTGCTGCTGCTGCTACTTCACCATCTAATTTTTCCAAGTTACAGGAAGAAATTTGCTTGGATAATTTGTCAATTAAAGAACTTCATGAAATGTTTAAAGCGACATTTGGCCGAGAAACTACTGTCAAGGATAAGCAGTGGCTTAAGAGAAGGATTATCATGGGATTAACCAATTCTTGTGATGTTTCAGAAACAACTTTTACAATCAAAGATAACAAGTTGATTAAGAAAGGCAAACAAGaaggttatgataatgttaATGGTGCCTTTAAGAATGATCCAGTTATAGGAACAATGAATGTTGATGAGGAAGGGGCACCAATTAACCATGATAACCAACTGGAAGATTTTCAAATTGTTGCTAACAAGAGAAACCTTAGCCTAGGTGACAATTCTGGAAGTGAAGATCATCACTCTGAAGAAAGAGCAGTCAAACGAGTTCGGAAGCCTACAAGACGGTACATTGAAGAACTTTCGGAGGtagaatcaaaagaatcaagTGGGCGGGTAAAGACGTCAGTTAATAATTCTGGGCCTGCTCAGTTGTCATCAAATTCTCATAGTAGGTCTGTTAGAAATGTCGCATCAGATGGGAGAACTATCATCATGAGGTTGGATTCCCTTGGAGGATACAGCATTCAGATTCCATGTGTTTCTCGGGCTCGTAGAAGTCGTCCGAGGAAAAATTTCATGGCTCTTCTG AAGTTCAATCCAAGTGGTGTGAGCATGACAGCTACACTAGTAAAGAAGACACTTGCTGAACACAATATTTTATCAGATGATGAGAATGGGAAAAAAGTCGAGAAAACTCCACCTGCTCCCTTACAG GACAAGGACAGACCAGTCCCAACCATGGGTGCAGTTGAAGTGGGGAATCAGAAGGTGCCGAAGCAGGTGGATTCGTCTGGGGATTCAGACGATAATACAGCTACTGTGCCAACGTCGAAAGGGGGGATTAGGAGGAAACATCATCGAGCTTGGACTCTCTCTGAGGTTATGAAGCTAGTGGAGGGTGTATCTAGGTATGGGGCTGGGAGATGGTCCGAGATTAAGAGGCTTGCTTTTGCATCGTATTCATATCGCACATCTGTTGATCTCAAG GACAAATGGAGGAACTTATTGAAAGCTAGCCTTGCACAGATTCCTTCAGATAAAGGG TTAAACTCACGAAAAACAGCTGGTTCAATGCCGCTTCCGGAGACAATTTTGTTGAAAGTTAGAGAGCTAGCTGAGATGCAGTCACAGGTACCGTTGAATCAAAGCTCAGTGAAGGTAGCTAGAAATACCGGTAGTGGTGTACATGAAAAACAGTAA
- the LOC126682352 gene encoding uncharacterized protein LOC126682352 isoform X2: MEVEGLLLDEKNEMHIVADTGQAVGCISNEGSSPGVLLRLETSEGLPQFETTDVAPDKFNRRLEEIVPSLVSSMSESHVYQSRSFGECSIPPEKLIEGGSAISAAAATSPSNFSKLQEEICLDNLSIKELHEMFKATFGRETTVKDKQWLKRRIIMGLTNSCDVSETTFTIKDNKLIKKGKQEGYDNVNGAFKNDPVIGTMNVDEEGAPINHDNQLEDFQIVANKRNLSLGDNSGSEDHHSEERAVKRVRKPTRRYIEELSEVESKESSGRVKTSVNNSGPAQLSSNSHSRSVRNVASDGRTIIMRLDSLGGYSIQIPCVSRARRSRPRKNFMALLKFNPSGVSMTATLVKKTLAEHNILSDDENGKKVEKTPPAPLQDKDRPVPTMGAVEVGNQKVPKQVDSSGDSDDNTATVPTSKGGIRRKHHRAWTLSEVMKLVEGVSRYGAGRWSEIKRLAFASYSYRTSVDLKDKWRNLLKASLAQIPSDKGLNSRKTAGSMPLPETILLKVRELAEMQSQVPLNQSSVKVARNTGSGVHEKQ; this comes from the exons ATGGAAGTTGAGGGTTTGCTTCTAGATGAGAAAAATGAAATGCATATTGTTGCAGACACTGGGCAGGCTGTTGGCTGTATTTCCAATGAAGGATCCTCACCTGGTGTACTGCTTCGGTTGGAAACCTCAGAAG GTTTGCCACAGTTTGAGACTACAGATGTTGCTCCAGACAAATTCAATCGAAGGCTTGAG GAAATTGTTCCTTCCTTGGTGTCAAGTATGAGTGAGAGCCATGTGTATCAGTCTAGGAGCTTTGGTGAGTGCTCAATTCCTCCTGAGAAACTGATAGAAGGTGGATCTGCGATTTCTGCTGCTGCTGCTACTTCACCATCTAATTTTTCCAAGTTACAGGAAGAAATTTGCTTGGATAATTTGTCAATTAAAGAACTTCATGAAATGTTTAAAGCGACATTTGGCCGAGAAACTACTGTCAAGGATAAGCAGTGGCTTAAGAGAAGGATTATCATGGGATTAACCAATTCTTGTGATGTTTCAGAAACAACTTTTACAATCAAAGATAACAAGTTGATTAAGAAAGGCAAACAAGaaggttatgataatgttaATGGTGCCTTTAAGAATGATCCAGTTATAGGAACAATGAATGTTGATGAGGAAGGGGCACCAATTAACCATGATAACCAACTGGAAGATTTTCAAATTGTTGCTAACAAGAGAAACCTTAGCCTAGGTGACAATTCTGGAAGTGAAGATCATCACTCTGAAGAAAGAGCAGTCAAACGAGTTCGGAAGCCTACAAGACGGTACATTGAAGAACTTTCGGAGGtagaatcaaaagaatcaagTGGGCGGGTAAAGACGTCAGTTAATAATTCTGGGCCTGCTCAGTTGTCATCAAATTCTCATAGTAGGTCTGTTAGAAATGTCGCATCAGATGGGAGAACTATCATCATGAGGTTGGATTCCCTTGGAGGATACAGCATTCAGATTCCATGTGTTTCTCGGGCTCGTAGAAGTCGTCCGAGGAAAAATTTCATGGCTCTTCTG AAGTTCAATCCAAGTGGTGTGAGCATGACAGCTACACTAGTAAAGAAGACACTTGCTGAACACAATATTTTATCAGATGATGAGAATGGGAAAAAAGTCGAGAAAACTCCACCTGCTCCCTTACAG GACAAGGACAGACCAGTCCCAACCATGGGTGCAGTTGAAGTGGGGAATCAGAAGGTGCCGAAGCAGGTGGATTCGTCTGGGGATTCAGACGATAATACAGCTACTGTGCCAACGTCGAAAGGGGGGATTAGGAGGAAACATCATCGAGCTTGGACTCTCTCTGAGGTTATGAAGCTAGTGGAGGGTGTATCTAGGTATGGGGCTGGGAGATGGTCCGAGATTAAGAGGCTTGCTTTTGCATCGTATTCATATCGCACATCTGTTGATCTCAAG GACAAATGGAGGAACTTATTGAAAGCTAGCCTTGCACAGATTCCTTCAGATAAAGGG TTAAACTCACGAAAAACAGCTGGTTCAATGCCGCTTCCGGAGACAATTTTGTTGAAAGTTAGAGAGCTAGCTGAGATGCAGTCACAGGTACCGTTGAATCAAAGCTCAGTGAAGGTAGCTAGAAATACCGGTAGTGGTGTACATGAAAAACAGTAA
- the LOC126682164 gene encoding uncharacterized protein LOC126682164 isoform X1, with the protein MKTVGQGELKKLQSPVMAVTLSSTLLGQSSLSFSSHTPSKPPYPSSLLHITKDRAVVHCSAQKKISFVDQILDYIEGGPKLRKWYGAPQLLPKDGSTVEDEDGFSEKGETRDAILVTDGDSEIGQMVVLSLIVKRAKVKALVKDKRSAMEAFGTYVESLAGDTSSKLFLNKALRGVRAVICPNEGFLFNVGSLKGVKHVILLSQLSVYRGSSGIEAMMKNNARKLAERDEFAAMALGIPCTIIRVGNLLNIPGGTQGFNFEKGCAEKGTLSKEDAAFICVQALERVPPENFIFEVVNGEEKVSDWKECLDRLMEKSE; encoded by the exons ATGAAAACGGTTGGACAAGGAGAATTGAAGAAGCTTCAGAGTCCAGTAATGGCGGTTACTCTCTCTTCAACTCTGCTCGGCCAATCTTCATTATCATTCTCATCTCATACTCCCAGTAAACCACCGTATCCTTCTTCACTCCTCCATATCACAAAAGATCGTGCCGTTGTTCACTGCTCAGCCCAGAAAAAAATAAGCTTCGTTGATCAAATTCTTGACTACATTGAAG GAGGACCCAAGTTGAGGAAATGGTATGGTGCACCTCAACTTCTTCCTAAAGATGGATCTACTGTTGAAGATGAAGATGGGTTTTCAG aaaaaggggaaacaaggGATGCAATTCTTGTCACAGATGGAGATAGTGAAATTGGTCAG ATGGTAGTACTGTCATTGATTGTCAAACGAGCTAAAGTTAAAGCATTGGTCAAAGATAAACGAAGTGCAATGGAGGCCTTTGGAACTTATGTTGAG TCACTAGCTGGAGATACAAGTAGCAAGCTATTTCTAAATAAAGCTCTTAGAGGTGTTCGTGCGGTTATTTGCCCAAAT GAAGGTTTTCTATTTAATGTTGGAAGCTTGAAAGGCGTAAAACACGTAATCCTCTTATCCCAG TTGTCTGTTTATAGAGGTAGTAGTGGCATTGAAGCAATGATGAAAAACAATGCAAGAAAATTGGCCGAGCGAGATGAATTCGCTGCAATGGCCTTAGGGATTCCTTGCACCATTATCAGAGTTGGCAATTTACTAAATATTCCTGGTGGAACACAAGGTTTCAACTTCGAAAAG GGCTGTGCAGAGAAGGGAACTCTTAGCAAGGAGGACGCTGCCTTCATTTGCGTACAAGCCCTCGAGAGAGTTCCTCCAGAAAATTTCATCTTTGAG GTGGTCAATGGAGAAGAGAAGGTTTCAGATTGGAAAGAGTGTTTAGACAGATTAATGGAGAAATCAGAGTAA
- the LOC126682164 gene encoding uncharacterized protein LOC126682164 isoform X2, whose amino-acid sequence MKTVGQGELKKLQSPVMAVTLSSTLLGQSSLSFSSHTPSKPPYPSSLLHITKDRAVVHCSAQKKISFVDQILDYIEGGPKLRKWYGAPQLLPKDGSTVEDEDGFSEKGETRDAILVTDGDSEIGQMVVLSLIVKRAKVKALVKDKRSAMEAFGTYVEEGFLFNVGSLKGVKHVILLSQLSVYRGSSGIEAMMKNNARKLAERDEFAAMALGIPCTIIRVGNLLNIPGGTQGFNFEKGCAEKGTLSKEDAAFICVQALERVPPENFIFEVVNGEEKVSDWKECLDRLMEKSE is encoded by the exons ATGAAAACGGTTGGACAAGGAGAATTGAAGAAGCTTCAGAGTCCAGTAATGGCGGTTACTCTCTCTTCAACTCTGCTCGGCCAATCTTCATTATCATTCTCATCTCATACTCCCAGTAAACCACCGTATCCTTCTTCACTCCTCCATATCACAAAAGATCGTGCCGTTGTTCACTGCTCAGCCCAGAAAAAAATAAGCTTCGTTGATCAAATTCTTGACTACATTGAAG GAGGACCCAAGTTGAGGAAATGGTATGGTGCACCTCAACTTCTTCCTAAAGATGGATCTACTGTTGAAGATGAAGATGGGTTTTCAG aaaaaggggaaacaaggGATGCAATTCTTGTCACAGATGGAGATAGTGAAATTGGTCAG ATGGTAGTACTGTCATTGATTGTCAAACGAGCTAAAGTTAAAGCATTGGTCAAAGATAAACGAAGTGCAATGGAGGCCTTTGGAACTTATGTTGAG GAAGGTTTTCTATTTAATGTTGGAAGCTTGAAAGGCGTAAAACACGTAATCCTCTTATCCCAG TTGTCTGTTTATAGAGGTAGTAGTGGCATTGAAGCAATGATGAAAAACAATGCAAGAAAATTGGCCGAGCGAGATGAATTCGCTGCAATGGCCTTAGGGATTCCTTGCACCATTATCAGAGTTGGCAATTTACTAAATATTCCTGGTGGAACACAAGGTTTCAACTTCGAAAAG GGCTGTGCAGAGAAGGGAACTCTTAGCAAGGAGGACGCTGCCTTCATTTGCGTACAAGCCCTCGAGAGAGTTCCTCCAGAAAATTTCATCTTTGAG GTGGTCAATGGAGAAGAGAAGGTTTCAGATTGGAAAGAGTGTTTAGACAGATTAATGGAGAAATCAGAGTAA
- the LOC126682165 gene encoding protein ELF4-LIKE 4-like, protein MEGDYFPGIGNGIQLDSKVSQTVEKSFMQVQDILDQNRLLINEINQNHESKIPDKLTRNVGLIRELNNNIRRVVDLYADLSTNFSRSLEASSEGESSGILKSSGKGNQKRIRSG, encoded by the coding sequence ATGGAAGGTGATTATTTTCCTGGCATTGGCAACGGAATACAACTCGATAGTAAGGTTTCGCAAACAGTCGAAAAGAGTTTTATGCAAGTTCAGGACATTCTTGATCAAAACAGGTTGCTAATCAATGAAATTAACCAAAACCATGAATCGAAGATTCCTGATAAGTTGACTCGAAATGTGGGGTTGATTAGAGAGTTAAACAATAACATTAGAAGAGTAGTTGATCTTTATGCAGATCTTTCTACTAATTTCTCCAGGTCATTGGAAGCTTCATCAGAAGGAGAATCAAGTGGAATTTTGAAGTCCAGCGGGAAAGGAAATCAGAAGAGAATCAGATCCGGGTAA